Within Raineyella sp. W15-4, the genomic segment AGACACACCACCAGCCCGACGGCGAGGAGGATCCTCCCGTCGATGCCGCCCAAGAACCCGACCTGGGACAGGTCCGGCAGGGTCAGGTTCGCCTCGCCACCGATCCGGTGGTCACCGCTGGTCGCAGCACCACCGCCGGCGCTGCAACCGGCCAGTGTGGTGGCCAGCACGGCCAAGGTGGCGACGAGCGCGATCCGCGCACGAGGAGGGGAACTCAGGGTTGACCGGCGGGCCGAAGCCCGCGGCAGTGGTCCGCGATGGTGGTCCGTCATGATATGATCCTGGCTTCCTTGCGAGAGATGTCAGACGGTTTATGGCTTTCTCAGTCTATGACAGGGCGTAGTAGACACTCTGGTGACATTTCTCTCACGTGAGGTTTTTCACAGGGATGCCGCGGCACGGTCCGGGCGCCGCACGGTCCGGCGCTCCCGGCTAGCATCGGGGCCACGCCGCCGGGCACCCGGCCGCCCCACCCACCCAGGAGGAACTGGATGCACCCGCAGCGCCGCACCGTTTTCAAGCTCGCCGGAGCCGGCGCTCTCGCCGTGTCGGCCCCATTGGGCCTGTCGGCCTGCAGCGCGGATCCCACCGGCGGCAACGCCCGGACGCGGACCACGAACAACCGTCAGCTGCGGGTCAAGAAGACCGACATCCCGGTCGGCTCGGGGGTCATCTACCCCGACGACGGCTACGTGGTGACCCAGCCGACCGCCGGCCAGTTCGAGGCCTTCTCCGATGTCTGTCCGCACCAGGGCTGCCCGGTCCGGCAGATCACCTCCGACAACCGGATCCACTGCCTCTGCCACAACTCCTACTTCGCGATCGCCGACGGCACGGTCCTCGACGGGCCGGCACCGACCGGCCTGGCCCGGGCGACCTTCGTGGCGGAGGGCGACGAGATCGTCGTGAAGGGCGTCAAGTAGTCGGTCAGCTGGCCGGCAGCGGCTCGGGCTGTCCCACCGCGACGTCCGCGGGCGCGCCCGCCGCGCCCCCGCCGGGCGCCAGGATCGGGCGCAGGTAGCGGCCGGTCCACGACTCCTCGCAGTCGGCGACCTGCTCCGGGGTGCCCTCGACGACGATCGAGCCGCCGCGGCGTCCGCCCTCGGGGCCCATGTCGATGATCCAGTCGGCGGTCTTGATCACGTCGAGGTTGTGCTCGATGACGATCACCGTGTTGCCCTGGTCGACCAGCCGGCCCAGCACCCCGAGCAGCTTGCGGATGTCCTCGAAGTGCAGGCCGGTGGTGGGCTCGTCGAGGACATAGACCGTCCGCCCGGTGGACCGGCGCTGCAGCTCGGCGGCCAGCTTCACCCGCTGGGCCTCGCCGCCGGACAGGGTGGTGGCCGGCTGGCCGAGGCGTACGTAGCCCAGGCCGACGTCGACCAGGGTCTGCAGGTGCCGGGAGATCCGCTTGATCGGCTCGAAGAACTCCAGCGCCTCCTCGATCGGCATGTCGAGGATCTCCGCGATGGTCCGGTTCTTGTAGTGCACCTCCAGCGTCTCCCGGTTGTACCGGGCGCCATGGCAGACCTCGCACGGGACGTACACGTCGGGCAGGAAGTTCATCTCGATCTTCAGCGTGCCGTCGCCGTGGCACTCCTCGCACCGGCCGCCCTTGACGTTGAAGGAGAACCGGCCCGGGCCGTAGCCGCGCATCTTCGCCTCGGGAGTCTCGGCGAAGAGCTTGCGGATCTGGTCGAACACCCCGGTGTAGGTGGCCGGGTTGGAACGCGGCGTCCGCCCGATCGGCGACTGGTCGACGTGGATCACCTTGTCGATCTGGTCCACCCCCTGCACCGCGCGGTGCTTGCCGGGGACCGCCTTGGCGGCGTAGAGCTGCTTGGCCAGCGACCGGTAGAGGATCTGGTTGACCAGGGTGGACTTGCCCGACCCCGACACGCCGGTCACCACGGTCATCGTGCCGAGCGGGAAGGTCACCGTGACGTGCTGCAGGTTGTTCTCGTACGCGTCCCGGACGATCAGCTCCCGGCCGGCGGTGCGGGGACGGCGGACCCCCGGCATCGGGATGGAGCGGCGCCCGGCCAGGTAGGCGCCGGTGAGGGACTGGTGGTTGGCGAGCAGCTCCTCGTACGGTCCGGAGACCACCACGTCGCCGCCGTGCTCACCGGCCCCGGGGCCGATGTCGACCACCCAGTCGGCGGCCCGGATGGTGTCCTCGTCGTGCTCGACGACGATCAGGGTGTTGCCCATGTCCCGGAGCCGCTCCAGGGTCTGGATCAGCCGGGCGTTGTCGCGCTGGTGCAGGCCGATGCTCGGTTCGTCGAGGACGTAGAGCACGCCGACCAGGCCGGCGCCGATCTGGGTGGCCAGCCGGATCCGCTGGGCCTCGCCGCCGGACAGCGTGCCGGCCGACCGGGACAGGGTGAGGTAGTCGAGGCCGACGTCGACGAGGAACTGCAGCCGCAGCCCGATCTCCTTGACCACCCGCTCGGCGATCTGTGTCTCCCGCTCACTGAGCCGCAGGCCGGCCAGGAAGTCCGCGGCGTCGGTGATCGCCATGTCGGCGACCTCGGCGATCGACTTGCCGCCGACGGTCACGGCCAACGAGCTCGGCTTCAGCCGGGCGCCCTTGCAGGCGGTGCAGGGCACCTCGCGCATGTAGCCGGCGAACCGCTCGCGGGCGGTGTCGGTCTCGGCGTCGTCGTGGCGGCGGGCGATCCAGTGCACCACGCCCTCGTAGGAGGTGGTGTACTTGCGCTCCCGGCCGAACCGGTTGCGGTAAGAGACGTAGACCGGTGCCCCGTGGCCGCCGAGGATCAGGCCCTGGACCTCGGCGGGCAGATCCCGCCAGGGCGCGTCGAGGCTGAACCCCTCCTCCTTGGCCATCCCCTGCAGCAGCCGCATGAAGTACTCGCTGGTGTGCGAGCCGGCCCACGGCGCGATCGCCCCCTCCGCGATGGACAACTGGTCGTCCGGGATGACCAGGTCCGGATCGACCTCCATCCGGGTGCCGATGCCGCCGCACTGCGGGCAGGCACCCCACGGCGAGTTGAAGGAGAACTGGCGCGGCTCGAGCTCGTCGATGTTGACATCGTGCCCGTTGGGGCAGGCGAGGTGCTCGGAGAAGCGGATCTCGCGCTCCGGGTCCTTGAGGTCGCGGTCGACGAAGTCGATCGCCACCACCCCCTGGGTGAGCCCGAGAGCGGTCTCGATCGAGTCGGTGAGCCGCCGGTGGGCGCTCGGCTTCACCACCACCCGGTCGACGATCACGTCGATGTCGTGCTTCTTCTGCTTGGTCAGCTTCGGCGGGTCGGTGAGCTGGTGCTGTTCGCCGTCCACCCGGACCCGGGCGTAGCCCTGGGTGGTGAGCTGCTGGAACAGGTCGGCGTACTCGCCCTTGCGACCGCGGACGACCGGGGCGAGCACCTGCAGCCGGGTGCCCTCGTCCAGCGCCATCAGCCGGTCGACGATCTGCTGGGGCGACTGGCGACTGATCGGCGCCCCGCAGACCGGGCAGTGCGGGTGCCCGGCCCGGGCCCAGAGCAGACGCAGGTAGTCGTACACCTCGGTGATGGTGCCCACCGTCGAGCGCGGATTGCGGCTGGTCGACTTCTGGTCGATCGAGACGGCCGGGGACAGCCCCTCGATGAAGTCGACGTCCGGCTTGTCCATCTGACCGAGGAACATCCGCGCGTACGAGGACAGCGACTCGACGTAGCGGCGCTGGCCCTCGGCGAAGATGGTGTCGAAGGCGAGGCTCGACTTGCCCGACCCGGACAGCCCGGTGAACACGATCATCGCGTCCCGCGGCAGGCTCAACGAGACGTTGCGCAGGTTGTGCTGGCGCGCCCCGCGCACGACGATGCGGTCCAGGCCGCCGGTGCCCGCAGGGTGACCGGCCGCTCGGCCGAGCACCTCGAGCTCCCCCAGGGCGCTCCGGTCGGACGCCGGTGCGGACTCGGAGGAGCGGGTGTCGAGGGGATCGACTCGGCGGACTGGGCGGGTGCTCACCCGGCAATCCTATGCACATGGCTCTGACAGTCCGGTTTCCTCGGGCCGGGCGGTCCCTCCGGGGAGAGCGGGTGAGCCCTGCGGTCACCGGCCGGGCGGTGCCGTGACGTCGCCGCCGGGAAGGACGCCGGGCGGTGTCGTGGCACCCTGGCCGAGACGGGGACCACCCGGCTCGTACGATCCCTGGTCGAGCCGGAACGGCGGATACCGGTCGGTCATCAGCGCCGCGTACGCCGCGACCCGCCACCCCCAGCGGTTGAACCCCATCACCAGCGCGTAGAGCTGCTGAGGGTAACGGCCGCTGAACAGCAGGGCGATCAGGGCGATCAGCACCAGGATCGGGACGACCCCCGGCCAGTTCAGCCGAACCGTCTCCTCGCTGCTGGTGTTCCCGTTCGAGGTGCCGAACAGGACGGCCAGGATGATGTAGTGCGGGATGGCCAGCAGCCACCACTTGACCAGCACCAGACCACGGGACAGCCGCTCCGGGTAGCGGACGTCGAGTCGGGCCGGGTAGTCCGGTCGGTCGGCGAGGGTGAACGGCGGGTAGGCGTCCGTGGCGGCGACGTCGTACAGGTAGTACTGCACCCGCCAGGCCCACCGCATGACACCCAGCAGGTAGTCGAACGCCGCTCTGGGGTACTGCGCGGTGATCAGGACGGCGAAGAACGCCCAGATCCACACGACGACCGCGCCGACCGCGAGGAGGCAGAGGACGACGAGGTGGGGGATGGCGAGCAGCCACTTCACCAGCCACAACCCACGCGACGCTGCGGGGACCGCGGCGCCTTCGACGATGACCGGATACTGGACCACGTCGGGTCCTTGCAGCGGAACAGTCATGCCACCATCATGGTCGTGATCCGGCGGTCGGGTCCGAGGATCGGGCGATCCGGGGCGACCGCGCCCGTGGCCGCCATTGCCAGCGTCGCCGGCGTCGGCCACTCTGGGAGGAGAAGAACGCCGAGGTCGGCCACCCGGGGGAGACGCCTGGAGAAAGAAGCCCATCATGCGCTGCGTGCTGCTGCTGAACAATGCCGAGCCGAAGCCCGGCGAGGTGTCGCCGGAGGCCATCGCGGCCATGCAGGAGGCGTTCGGGACGTACGGCCGGGAGCTGGAGGCGGCTGGCGTGCTGGTCGCCGCCGAGGTCCTCACCGCGCCCGCCGAGGGGACCAGCCTGACCCGGCGGACCTGGGCCGTGGACGCCCGGCACGGGCCGTTCGCCCCGGCCACCGAACCGCTGATGGGCGTGTTCGTCCTCGATGTCCCCGATCGCGCGACCGCCCTGGCCTGGGCAGAGAAGTGCCCCGGCGCGACGTACGGCATCGTCGAGGTCAGGACCTCGGCCACCTCGTTCGTCGATGGGCAGTGGCGCTGACCCGGGCCGGAGTGCGCAGCGATCGGCCGTCGGTGACGGGTCGCCGCCCCGCAGCACAGGACCGGCCCGTTCGCCGCGTCCCCGGTGCACGATGCGGGTCGGAGGGACGGCGATGACACACCGCTGGCCCGATCCCGATGCCCTCGAGCTCCTGGTCGCGGTGGCCGAGCACGGCAGTGTGGGGGCCGCCGCGCGGGCCCTCGACATGGCCCAGCCGAACGCCTCCCGCACCCTGCGCGGTCTGGAACGCGAGCTGCGGCTGGAGCTGCTGCAGCGTACGCCGCACGGTTCGTCGCTCACCCCCGAGGGCGCGCTGGTGGTGACCTGGGCCCGCGCCGTGCTCGGCCAGGCGCAGACCCTGGTGGACGGTGTGGCGCTGTTGCGCCGGGAGCGGACCGCCCGGGTGGCGGTCGCGGCGACCCCGCTGATCGCCGAGCACCTGCTGCCGATGTGGGTGGCCGAACTGCGCAGCACCGCCCGGGCCCGGGCACCCCAGTGGTACCGCAGCGGCGCGCCGAAGGACACCCCTGCCTTCACCGCGGCCGGCGAGGTCGAGGTGGACCTCACCGTCGCGGATTCCGGTCAGGTGCTGTACCTCGTCTCGCACGGCGAGGTGAGTCTCGGCTTCACCGAGGAACCGGCCCGGGCGGCCGGGTTGGAGGTGCTCACCTTCGGGACGGAGGGGCTGGTCGTCGCCGTCGCGCCGCACCACCGGTGGGCCCGGCGCGAGTCGCCGGTCTCCGCCGCGGAGGTGGCCCGTACGCCGCTCGTCCTGCAGTCGACCGACGCATCGACCCGACGGGTGGTGGACCGCGCGCTGGCGGCGTACGACCCGGTGTCGCCACGGCAGGAGTATGCGTCGGCTGCCGCCGTGCTGGCCGCGGTGGCGGCTGGCATCGCCCCCGGGGTGGTCGGGAGCCTCGACGCGGCCGGGTGGATCCGGACCGGCCGGGTGACGACGGTCGCCGTCGCGGACCTGGCGCTGTCCCGGCCGCTGCAGGTCGCTTGGCCGAAGGGCGGCCGGCCCCCGGACCTCGCCGGCGAGTTGCTGGGGATCGCCCTGGCCCACGCCCGGCGGTACGCGGCCCCCGGCCGGATGGGCTGACCGGTCGGGGGACCACCACCCTCATCGTCGCCGCCCTCGTCGTCGCCCCGAATCCTGTCGCCGATCCCCCCGCCGTGGTTATCGTGGACCGGTGAGCACCGACACCCCCGGCCTCGAGACCCTGTCCCAGGTCCGCCCCGCCCTCAGCACGGCCACGCACGACCTGTTGGGCGCCACCATCCAGGTGAGCGACGAGGACTGGGCCCGGCCCAGTGCTCTCCCCGGATGGAGCCGCGCCGAACTGGCCGCCCACCTCGCCCGCCACGCCGACGCCCTCCGCGGCGTGGTGGAGGGCGCGCTGCGCGGCGAGGACGTCCCGCTGTACCCGTCCCCCGACGCCCGGGACGCCGGCATCCGGGCCGGGGCCGATCGCACCGGTCTGCAGATCCAGGAGGACCTCGACACCGCCTGCGGTCGGCTGGAGCACGCGTTCGACGAGGTGCGGGACTGGGCCATGCCGGTGCCGTTCCGGGACAGCCGGGTGCCGGTGGCGACGCTGCCGCTGGGCCGGCTGGCCGAGGTGGTCATCCACCATATCGACCTGGCGATCGGGACCGGCTTCGACGACCTGGATCCGGTGGTCGCCGCCATCGTCCTGGACTGGGCCGTCGACCGGATCGGCCGCAAGCCCGGCGCACCGGCGCTGCGGCTCGTCGGGCCGGACGGTCGGCAGTGGCGGACCCCCGCCGCCGAGGCCGCGGAGCACGACTCGGCGGGATCCGCCGTCACCCCCACCGAGGTCTCCGGCGCTCCCCAGCGGCTGCTCGGTTGGCTGGCCGGCCGGCTGGGCGCGGACGCGGTCGCCGGTGCCGACGCGGTGGCCGTTCCGTCATGGTGACGCCGGTGGCGCCGTCGGACCGGGCCCACCCGGATAACACCCCCGCCCCGGGGTTCCACGTCACGCCCGGCGGGCCGGCGCGGCTGATCGAGCTGGCGGACCTCACCCTGACCAAGGTGTCGG encodes:
- a CDS encoding Rieske (2Fe-2S) protein encodes the protein MHPQRRTVFKLAGAGALAVSAPLGLSACSADPTGGNARTRTTNNRQLRVKKTDIPVGSGVIYPDDGYVVTQPTAGQFEAFSDVCPHQGCPVRQITSDNRIHCLCHNSYFAIADGTVLDGPAPTGLARATFVAEGDEIVVKGVK
- the uvrA gene encoding excinuclease ABC subunit UvrA, which translates into the protein MDRIVVRGARQHNLRNVSLSLPRDAMIVFTGLSGSGKSSLAFDTIFAEGQRRYVESLSSYARMFLGQMDKPDVDFIEGLSPAVSIDQKSTSRNPRSTVGTITEVYDYLRLLWARAGHPHCPVCGAPISRQSPQQIVDRLMALDEGTRLQVLAPVVRGRKGEYADLFQQLTTQGYARVRVDGEQHQLTDPPKLTKQKKHDIDVIVDRVVVKPSAHRRLTDSIETALGLTQGVVAIDFVDRDLKDPEREIRFSEHLACPNGHDVNIDELEPRQFSFNSPWGACPQCGGIGTRMEVDPDLVIPDDQLSIAEGAIAPWAGSHTSEYFMRLLQGMAKEEGFSLDAPWRDLPAEVQGLILGGHGAPVYVSYRNRFGRERKYTTSYEGVVHWIARRHDDAETDTARERFAGYMREVPCTACKGARLKPSSLAVTVGGKSIAEVADMAITDAADFLAGLRLSERETQIAERVVKEIGLRLQFLVDVGLDYLTLSRSAGTLSGGEAQRIRLATQIGAGLVGVLYVLDEPSIGLHQRDNARLIQTLERLRDMGNTLIVVEHDEDTIRAADWVVDIGPGAGEHGGDVVVSGPYEELLANHQSLTGAYLAGRRSIPMPGVRRPRTAGRELIVRDAYENNLQHVTVTFPLGTMTVVTGVSGSGKSTLVNQILYRSLAKQLYAAKAVPGKHRAVQGVDQIDKVIHVDQSPIGRTPRSNPATYTGVFDQIRKLFAETPEAKMRGYGPGRFSFNVKGGRCEECHGDGTLKIEMNFLPDVYVPCEVCHGARYNRETLEVHYKNRTIAEILDMPIEEALEFFEPIKRISRHLQTLVDVGLGYVRLGQPATTLSGGEAQRVKLAAELQRRSTGRTVYVLDEPTTGLHFEDIRKLLGVLGRLVDQGNTVIVIEHNLDVIKTADWIIDMGPEGGRRGGSIVVEGTPEQVADCEESWTGRYLRPILAPGGGAAGAPADVAVGQPEPLPAS
- a CDS encoding DUF4389 domain-containing protein codes for the protein MTVPLQGPDVVQYPVIVEGAAVPAASRGLWLVKWLLAIPHLVVLCLLAVGAVVVWIWAFFAVLITAQYPRAAFDYLLGVMRWAWRVQYYLYDVAATDAYPPFTLADRPDYPARLDVRYPERLSRGLVLVKWWLLAIPHYIILAVLFGTSNGNTSSEETVRLNWPGVVPILVLIALIALLFSGRYPQQLYALVMGFNRWGWRVAAYAALMTDRYPPFRLDQGSYEPGGPRLGQGATTPPGVLPGGDVTAPPGR
- a CDS encoding YciI family protein; the protein is MRCVLLLNNAEPKPGEVSPEAIAAMQEAFGTYGRELEAAGVLVAAEVLTAPAEGTSLTRRTWAVDARHGPFAPATEPLMGVFVLDVPDRATALAWAEKCPGATYGIVEVRTSATSFVDGQWR
- a CDS encoding LysR family transcriptional regulator, giving the protein MTHRWPDPDALELLVAVAEHGSVGAAARALDMAQPNASRTLRGLERELRLELLQRTPHGSSLTPEGALVVTWARAVLGQAQTLVDGVALLRRERTARVAVAATPLIAEHLLPMWVAELRSTARARAPQWYRSGAPKDTPAFTAAGEVEVDLTVADSGQVLYLVSHGEVSLGFTEEPARAAGLEVLTFGTEGLVVAVAPHHRWARRESPVSAAEVARTPLVLQSTDASTRRVVDRALAAYDPVSPRQEYASAAAVLAAVAAGIAPGVVGSLDAAGWIRTGRVTTVAVADLALSRPLQVAWPKGGRPPDLAGELLGIALAHARRYAAPGRMG
- a CDS encoding maleylpyruvate isomerase family mycothiol-dependent enzyme, with the translated sequence MSTDTPGLETLSQVRPALSTATHDLLGATIQVSDEDWARPSALPGWSRAELAAHLARHADALRGVVEGALRGEDVPLYPSPDARDAGIRAGADRTGLQIQEDLDTACGRLEHAFDEVRDWAMPVPFRDSRVPVATLPLGRLAEVVIHHIDLAIGTGFDDLDPVVAAIVLDWAVDRIGRKPGAPALRLVGPDGRQWRTPAAEAAEHDSAGSAVTPTEVSGAPQRLLGWLAGRLGADAVAGADAVAVPSW